GAATAAAAAACACTTTATTTACATAGTCTTGCCAATCGTTCCAATCCTCTTCTCGAATGTTGCCTTCGCTATCGAATAAAAGGTCAATATCCAAGCCAAACCCGAATTTTGCAAAACCGATTTCTGGGCGTAACCGTACTTGAGAATAGGTGACGCCATTCATAGTTAGAGCTCCCATGCTCCCACCCATTCCGTAACTAAGTTCCTCGCTTTCTTCAAACACTTCATCCGGCACAGCATCTCCTGGTATATTGGGCTGCAAGCCCTGAGCCACGAGTAACAGTGGGAAAACAAGCAGTAAATATATAAGGACAGTTCTCATTATAACCTCCCAATAGTTGTGCGTCATGCAAACTAATTAAAGCCTCTATTGTCAAGGGAATTTTGCCACATCAGAGTTCGCTGCAGTAAAATTGTGAGGATTTTCGTGGACGCTTCTCATTTCGATTGTGAGGAATTGAGCAAAAAATGCATGAATTATCAAGCTATACAGATGTATTCGGAGCAATCGCTAACTCCATCAATTCCCTCGTAGTAATTTTCTTATGCAGCGGCGTAGAAAGCTCATTCGCTCATAAAAAACTTGACATATTAGCCCTTCTACCAATAAATGATGTTTCAAATATGAAGGGTGTTTCCCCAGACTGACAGCTTCCTGCTGCCACAAATCTATATAAGCAAAGTTTAGGAGATAAATGCAAAAGCCAGAATACATAAAAGGATCTGACCAAGATTCAAGCTCAAATAAGAGTGAAAATGGTCATTATCGATTAATAGTATCATGCCAAAGTCGAATCGGTACTTCAGTATGCTATTTCTGGATATTTATTATGATTGCAGTCTTTACAGGTCTTGGCGGTTGTGCTGGCTTTAACCCCTCCATATTAGATACAGCGCAGACTTTGGGGAAACATCAATTCGAGATTAGCTACGCTAGTAGCCCCGGACTAGATGTGCCAGAGTGGAGCAGGATGGATTCCGAATATATGGACGAGGATACTACATCTGGAGCGATGCAATTTTGGGAACTGAGATACGGTTTAGAAGAAGATATAGACGGAAGCATCCGATTTAGCCCATCTCCCAATGGAATCAGCTCTAAAGTAATGATTAAAAAACAACTCTCCAAGCAAGATAAAATATCCACAGCCGTAGCTTTCGGGGGAGGACTAATTATTGGCAACCAGAACTATTGGAACGACGGCTTTGATGTTGTTGAAGACGTTAAACATCGTCTTTATTCCACTGAGCTACAACTTCTAGCAACCAGAGGGTTAATAAGAGACATCTTTGTTACTCTGGCGGGCAAAGCAAATACACATTGGTATTATTCAAAAAAACCCGGTTTGGAGACGAATGTTAAAGAGTTTTATCATGCAGGCATGCGTTTAATTGTTTCCCGAAGCTTTAAAGGCTTTACCCTTATGTTTGAAGGAGGTGTTGAGGCTCCTTTGAGCGGCGGCGAAATAAGAAAAGCATATCCTTGGGGTGGAATGAAGATGTCGGTTAAACTAAACAAAAAGAACAAGTAATGAAAGCAAACAAAATCTACGTATTGGAAAGCATGCCCGTGCCACGGGCAATAATGAATTTAGCTATCCCTAGCGTGCTTAGCATGCTGGTGAATATATTATATAATCTTACGGATACTTTTTTTATTGGTAAATTGAACGATCCTTTCCAAGTTGCCGCAGTTTCGGTATCGCTACCTTTATTTATGTTGCAAATGGCAATGGCGGGGGTTTTTGGTATTGGTGGAGGAAGTTATCTTTCGCGATTATTAGGGAAAAAAGATTATCTTGCTGCAAGAAACACTTTAGCCACATCAGTATTTACATCGGCTGCCATGTCTATTGTTTTGGCTGGATTCGGGATTATCTTAATCCCCACATTTACAAGTTTGATTGGAGCAACAGGAGCAACTCTCGCACACGCCCAAAACTATATGTTATATATTCTTATAGGTAGCCCTATAATTATTATGAAATTCACCTTAGTGCAACTACTACGTTCTGAGGGAGCAGCCAAAGAAGCAATGATTGGACTTTTTATCGGCACGGGCATGAATATTCTTTTGGATCCCCTGTTCATTTTTGGTTTCAGGATGGAAGTTACCGGAGCAGCAGTAGCCACAGTATTGGGAAACGGGTGTGGATTGCTATATTATTTGGCGTTTTATATTCGCAAAAAAAGCTTAGTGCCTCTATCTTTCAAACATATCAAGCTTCAGTGGAGCTGTTACAAGGAGATTTTGATGATCGGTATTCCGGCATCACTCTCTCAGGTTATGCTTAGTGTAGGAAACACTATTAGTTACAGACTTGCTGCCGGATATTCAGATCATCATGTTGCTTCATTGGGTGTTGCCTCTAGAGTTTTTACTATTCCCATTTTCGTTTTTATAGGAATATCTATAGGCATACAAGCACTTGTTGGTTATACGTATGGTGCCAAAAACTATAAGCGCATGAAAGAAACAATTCGAACATCGGTTTTGATTTCTTTATCTATTAGTGCGCTAATGACGCTATTGTTTGCGTTGTTCCCACGAGAATTGATCATGATCTTTATCAAAGATCAAGATATTGTAAATATTGGAACTCTAGTTTTGGAAGCTTATGTATTTGCAATCCCTATTGCGGCAATTAGTATGATTATGATGACCAGCCTTCAAGCCATGGGGAAGGCATTTCCCGCACTAATTGTATCACTTTCCCGCCAGGGAATTATGTATATACCCTCAATCATTATCTTAAATAAGCTATTTGCCTTTAATGGCTTGGTGTTTGCCATGCCCTTGGCAGATTTACTTACAACCATACTAA
Above is a window of Candidatus Cloacimonadota bacterium DNA encoding:
- a CDS encoding MATE family efflux transporter, translated to MKANKIYVLESMPVPRAIMNLAIPSVLSMLVNILYNLTDTFFIGKLNDPFQVAAVSVSLPLFMLQMAMAGVFGIGGGSYLSRLLGKKDYLAARNTLATSVFTSAAMSIVLAGFGIILIPTFTSLIGATGATLAHAQNYMLYILIGSPIIIMKFTLVQLLRSEGAAKEAMIGLFIGTGMNILLDPLFIFGFRMEVTGAAVATVLGNGCGLLYYLAFYIRKKSLVPLSFKHIKLQWSCYKEILMIGIPASLSQVMLSVGNTISYRLAAGYSDHHVASLGVASRVFTIPIFVFIGISIGIQALVGYTYGAKNYKRMKETIRTSVLISLSISALMTLLFALFPRELIMIFIKDQDIVNIGTLVLEAYVFAIPIAAISMIMMTSLQAMGKAFPALIVSLSRQGIMYIPSIIILNKLFAFNGLVFAMPLADLLTTILSSTMLLFILKRLKHIEPTVQSIDAVPVIES